TGGACGTTCCAGTCGTTCGACGCGATCGGCCAGCGATCGGCAGAAGCAACCCTGGCGCCTGACAGCTCGCGCCCGCCATGGTCCAGCTTGTAGTTGAGCCCGAGGCGCAGCAGGTGCAAGTCAACCGCCGCACTGTGGCGCGTGCCGGAAGGAAAGGCGGCGCTCACGCTGCCGAAGCGATCGTAGAGATATTCGAGCCGCGCCGTCCAATCCGGCGCAAGCGCGACCTCGCTCCCGATGCCGGCGACCCAGCCGATGCGGCTCGGCAGAGCCTTGTCCTGGTCGGCGCCGATGCCTGGTGACTCCGTCAGACGCGCCAGCGACCATGCCCATCCGCCGGTGCCATAGACCATCCAGCGATTGAAGGCGTAGCCGATGCGGCCGCGAAAGCTGGCGACATGCTCGATCCGATCGGCGACGGACGTGCCCCTCACAGTTGCGCGCTGTGCGGCGAGCCCATCTTCCAGAAAGTTGGGGAAGGAAACGTCCGCCTCCGCACCCAGCAGCAGCCGTGAGGGGAGGAGGTAGTTGTAGCCGGCCTGCAGGCCGGCTGAGAGGCTGCCGAAGGAGTTTCCGGTTGGCCGAAAACCATCGAGCGTGCCTGTGAGACTCCCGCGCCCGTAGGCGAGGTGCCCTCCGACATAGGCTCCCGACCAGTCGAAAGCAGAAACTTCCGCCGCAGCCGCCGGCATGCCGATCGTCCCCCAGAACAAGCCCGAAACAAGCACCCCCAGCAAACGCACGCCGTCGCCCCCATGAAATCAATCGCGAAATCAATCGCGCCATCTGGGTGACCTTATGCAAATGCAAATCATTCGCAACAGACCAATGGTCGCAGCCCCGGGCGGGTCAGGGGATGGGGCCTCCTGAATTTCGTGAAACCGAGCTGCGCTTCGCCACAGGCCTCGGCGATGCACGAGCTAGGCCGGGCAGCGCGGGATTTCGTCGACGATCGCGCGTCCCGGCACCAGCGAGCGCAGATCGACGTCGCGGGTGAGGGCGACGTAGTCGCCGGTCTCAGCGGTTCGCAGATAGGTGGTCAGGTAGACCGGACCATCGGCGAGGTCGGCGGTCTTGCAGCCACGGGTGTGAACCGCGATCGAGATCGATCCGCCGGGGCTGCCTGCGCCTTTCCTCGCGATCAGTTCGGAGCGGAAAGCGAGCAGGCGCGGCAGATCGGCTTCATCGATGCGGTAGGCGAAGACATGCGTGCCGGCGCCGGCTTCGGACGCCAACTCCGGGGGCGTCGGCAGTTCGCGCAGCATGAATTCGCGCATGTCTTCCGGGGAGCGACCGACCTTCACGGCGATCCGCAGCACCACGCCTTGCGGCAGTGGCTTGACGGCAAGCGGCAATTTCACCGCGGCGCGCAATTGCGCGGGATCGGTGCTCTCGAAATCGACACGCGCGAGTTTTGCCAGCGACATCACCGGCATATGACCGCATCCTGCGGCGAGCAAGCAGAGCGCGAGCCACAGCGCGCGCGAGGACAGGAGAGGGGACCGCATCGGGTGAATGGATATTGACGATGATTATTTATCGTATTACGATAATTAAATCTTGTGTCAATAGGATCTTCCCATGACCGCTCCCAATCCGTCGATCCGCCTGCGCCGCCTCTGCCGCGCGATGAAGACCCTCACCACGTCCGGCATGCTGTTCATCGCCATCGGCATGGTCGCGATCTTCTGTGTTCCCGACTGGACGCGGAATCTGCTGGTGGCCCGGCTCGGGCTCATGGGTGACGTGCTGCCGCTCGCGCCCGCGCGCGTGATTGCTGGTGCTGCGATCGCCGCGGTGCCGGTCGGCGTGCTGCTCTATGGCCTGTGGCAGGCACGGCAATTGTTCGCCGATTTCGCTGACGGCTTCGTGTTCATGTCGAGCAGCGCCCGGCGCTTGCGCGATTTTGCGCTGGCGATCCTGGCACAGGCTGTGCTGCAGCCGATCGCGGCGACCGCCATGCTGCTGGTTTTCACCTACGACAACCCGCCGGGCAACCGGCAGCTCGTCATCGCGCTGTCGTCCAACGACTATCTCGCGCTCATCATTGGCGGCATGCTGCTGGCGATCGCCTGGGTGCTGGTCGAGGCAACCCGCATCGCGGACGAACATGCAAGCTTCGTCTGAGGGGAGGCGGGCATGCCAATCATCGTCAACCTCGACGTCATGCTGGCGCGGCGCAAGATGCGCTCAAAGGAGCTTGCCGAGCGCATCGGCATCACCGAGCAGAACGTCTCGCTACTGAAATCCGGCAAGGTGAAGGGCGTGCGCTTCGACACGCTGGCCCTCATCTGCGAGACACTCGCCTGCCAGCCCGGCGATATCCTCGAATATCGCCCCGACGTCGAGGCGATCCCGCTGCGCCGAGCGCGCGCTTAGCGTCTATGCCGAGATCGCCTTCGCCGATTCCACCTGGTTGCGCAGCAGGAACTTCTGGATCTTGCCGGTCGAGGTCTTCGGGATCGGCCCGAACACGACAGCTTTGGGCGTCTTGAAGCCGGACATGTGGCTGCGGCAGAAGCTGATGATGTCGGCCTCGGTCGCCTGCGCGCCGTCCTTCAATTCGATGAACGCGCAGGGCACTTCGCCCCATTTCTTGTCGGGCTTTGCCACCACGGCCGCGAACAGCACGGCCGGATGCTTGTAGAGGATGTCCTCGACCTCGACGGAGGAGATGTTCTCGCCACCGGAGATGATGATGTCCTTGGAGCGGTCCTTGATAATGACATAGCCATGCTCGTCGAGCACGCCGAGATCGCCGGTGTGGAACCAGCCACCTTCGAAGGCCTCCTTCGTCGCCTTCTCGTTCTTCAGATAACCCTTCATCACGATGTTGCCGCGGAACATCACTTCGCCGATCGTCTCGCCGTCGCGCGGTACCTCGCGCATCGTCTCGGGATCCATCACGGTGATGGCTTCCTCGAGTGGGTAGGACACGCCTTGGCGGCGCTTCATCTGCGCGCGCTGGTCGGCCGGCAGATCGCTCCAGCCCGGCTGCTCCGCACAGACGGAGGCGGGGCCGTAGGTCTCGGTCAAGCCGTAGACATGGGTCAGCCGGATGCCGATGCTCTCCGCGCCTTCGAGCACGGCGACCGGGGGTGCCGCGCCCGCGATCAACCCCACCACGCTCCGCGCCGCCTTGCCTTTGGGCGCATCGGGCGCGTTGATCAGGGTGTTGTAGACGATCGGCGCGCCGCACATGTGGGTAACGCCGTGCTCCGCAATCAACGCGAAGATCTTGGCGGGATCGACCTTGCGCAGGCAGACATTGACGCCTGCGGCCGCGGCCATGGTCCAGGGGAAGCACCAGCCGTTGCAGTGGAACATCGGCAACGTCCAGAGATAGACCGGATGCTGGCCGAGCCCACCGGCAAGGATGTTGCTGACGGCGTTGAGGTAGGCGCCGCGGTGATGGGTCACCACGCCCTTCGGATTGCCCGTCGTTCCCGACGTGTAGGAGAGCGCGATCGCATCCCACTCGTCCGCGGGCTTCTTCGGCACGAAGGCCGGATCGCCTTGCGCCACCGCAGCCTCATATTCGATCGTGCCGATCCGTTTTCCCCCGGCGAACGCGGCATCATCGACATCGAGCACGTCGGGCTTCGGCCCCTGCATCAGGGTGAGTGCTTCCGCAATTACGCCGGAAAATTCCGGATCGACCAGGATGATGCGGGCGGCGCCGTGGTCGAGCTGAAAGGCGATGGAAGCCGCATCGAGGCGGATATTCAGCGTGTTCAGCACGGCGCCCGCCATCGGCACGGCGAAATGCAACTCGTTCATCGCGGGCACGTTGGGCAGCATCGCCGCCACCGTGTTGCCTTCGCCGATGCCCCGGCCTGCCAGATAGGACGCAAAGCGCCGGCAGCGCGCATAGGTTTCCGACCAGGTGAAGCGGCGGCCCTCATAGACCGCGCTGACATGATCCGGATAGACCGCGGCGGTGCGCGTGATGAAGCTCACCGGCGTCAACGGCACGTAATTGGCGCCCGTCTTGTCCAGACCGAGATCGTATTGATTCTGCTTGCCACTCATCGGTCATCTCCCGTCAAAGGAACCCGATCGAGATCCATGGAAATATCGCAACGATAATCAATCCGATCAGAAGCGCCAGCATATAGCCCCAGATCGGCCGGATCCCTTGCGCCGGATCAACCCGGCCGATGGCGCAGGCGGCGTAATAGCCGACCCCGAATGGCGGGGCGAACAGGCCGATGCCCATGGCGAGGATGATGATCATCGCATAGTGCACCTCGTGGACGCCGACGGCGCGCGCGATCGGGAACAGAAGCGGCCCGAACAGCACGATCGCCGGAATCCCTTCGAGCACGCTGCCGAGGATCGTGAAGGCCGCGATCGAGACCGCGATGAAGGCGGCGCGGCCGCCGGGCAGGCCGGTCATGGCGGTGGCGAGCGCCCGGGAAAAGCCCGACTGCGTCAGCCCCCAGGCCATCCCGGTGGCGGTGCCGATGATCAAGAGGATCGCCCCCGACAGGCAGGCGGTCTCGATCAGCATCGGCATCAGCCGCCGCCAGTCGAAGCGGCGATAGATCAAAAGCCCCACGATCAGGCTGTAGACGATGCCGATGGTGGAGACCTCGGTCGCGGTGGCGATGCCTTCGACCACGGCGTAGCGGATCACGAAGGGCAGGGCGAGCGCGGGCAGGGCGATGACGAAGGCGCGGGCAATCTCGCCGGCATCGGCCCGCTGCACGTCGCTGAGGTCCTCGCGCCGGTAGCGCCACCACACCAGCGCCGACAGCGTGATCGCGAGCACGACGCCGGGCAGCAGCCCGCCGGTGAACAGCGCCGAGATCGACACGCCCGTCACCGAGCCGATCGTGATCAGCACCAGGCTCGGCGGGATGGTTTCGGTCTGCGCGCCGGTGGCCGCGAGCAGGGCGACGAGATCGCCCGGCTTGGCGCCGCGCTGCTTCATCTCCGGAAACAATACCGGGGCGACGGCGGCCATGTCGGCCGCCTTCGAGCCCGAGATGCCCGACACCAGGTACATGGCGCCGACCAGCACATAGTGCAGCCCGCCCCTGACATGGCCAAGCAGGCTCGCCAGGAAACCCACCATGGCCCGCGCCATGCCGGTCATTTCAATCAGGAGCCCCAGGAACACGAACAGCGGCACCGAGAGCAGGATCAGATGGCTCATGCCCTCGTCCATGCGGCCGACCAGCACCATCAGCGGCGTGCGCGTGGTCAGCGCGAGGTAGCCGAAGATGGCCAATCCGAAGCCGAATGCGATCGGCACGCCCGCGAACACGCAGAAGCCGGCGACGCCGACGAAGAAGATCACGAGGTTGAGGTTGCCGAGCGGCCTGAGCCACGGCTGCGCCAGCCAGAACAGGGCGATCACGAGGGCCACGGAGGCCGCCGCGGCCAGCACCGTGCGCATGTCGCCGAAACGGATCAGCCGCAGCACCGCGAACAGCGCCATCAGGCAGACCCCGACCGGCAGCGCGGCGGCGCGCCAAGTATTGGAGATCTGCAGCGCCGGCGTGGTGATGAAGCTCTCCTCATAGGCGTATTCGTAGGATGGCTTCACCACGAGCACGAGGAAGGCCAGCGCCGCGCAGGTCGCGACCAGGTCGAGATAGGCGCGCGTCCGGGCCTGCGCGCCCGCCACCACCGCCGTCATCCGCATGTGCTCGGAGCGCCGGAATGCCACCGCGGCGCCCAGCATCGCGAGCCACAGGAACAGCATCGACGCCAGCTCGTCCGACCAGATCAGCGGCGAATGCAGCCCGTAGCGCGACACCACGCCGGCAAACAGGATCACGATTTCGGCGACGACCAGGATCGCCGCCGGAATCTCGACCAGCATGCCGAGGCCCGCTTCGAGCGCCTCGACCAGGGAGCGGCGGCGAGGGGGCTCGACCGCCCCCTGCACCACCTCGACCACCGTCACCTCTGTTATGTGAGCCATGACGGCCCTCTGCGCTTGAGGCTTTGTGCGCTACGACAGCTTGCCGACAGCCTTCTCGAGCAGCTCCCAGGCGTGCTCGCCGTACTTGCCCTTCCATTCGGCATAGAAGCCCGCCGCGCGCAGCTTCTCGCGGAACGGCGCCACGTCGGGCTGGTTGAAGATCAGCCCCTTGCCGGCGAGTTCCTCCTTCACGGTGGCGTTAAGCTTTTCGGTGTCGGCGCGCTCCTTGACCGCTGCGGCATTGATGTTCTTCGCGACGATCGTGCGGATATCGTCCGGCAGCGCGGCCCAGGCGCGGCGGTTCATCAGGAACCAGAAGCCGTCCCACATGTGGTTGGTCATCGAGCAGTATTTCTGCACCTCGTAGAGCTTGGCTGCCGAGATCAGCGCCAGCGGATTTTCCTGGCCCTCGACCACCTTGGTCTGAAGCGCGGAATAGACCTCGCTGAAATTGATCGAGGCGGGCGAGGCGTCGAAGGCCTTGAACATCG
This genomic interval from Bradyrhizobium sp. NP1 contains the following:
- a CDS encoding helix-turn-helix transcriptional regulator, with protein sequence MPIIVNLDVMLARRKMRSKELAERIGITEQNVSLLKSGKVKGVRFDTLALICETLACQPGDILEYRPDVEAIPLRRARA
- a CDS encoding acyl-CoA synthetase; translated protein: MSGKQNQYDLGLDKTGANYVPLTPVSFITRTAAVYPDHVSAVYEGRRFTWSETYARCRRFASYLAGRGIGEGNTVAAMLPNVPAMNELHFAVPMAGAVLNTLNIRLDAASIAFQLDHGAARIILVDPEFSGVIAEALTLMQGPKPDVLDVDDAAFAGGKRIGTIEYEAAVAQGDPAFVPKKPADEWDAIALSYTSGTTGNPKGVVTHHRGAYLNAVSNILAGGLGQHPVYLWTLPMFHCNGWCFPWTMAAAAGVNVCLRKVDPAKIFALIAEHGVTHMCGAPIVYNTLINAPDAPKGKAARSVVGLIAGAAPPVAVLEGAESIGIRLTHVYGLTETYGPASVCAEQPGWSDLPADQRAQMKRRQGVSYPLEEAITVMDPETMREVPRDGETIGEVMFRGNIVMKGYLKNEKATKEAFEGGWFHTGDLGVLDEHGYVIIKDRSKDIIISGGENISSVEVEDILYKHPAVLFAAVVAKPDKKWGEVPCAFIELKDGAQATEADIISFCRSHMSGFKTPKAVVFGPIPKTSTGKIQKFLLRNQVESAKAISA
- a CDS encoding DUF2975 domain-containing protein; this encodes MTAPNPSIRLRRLCRAMKTLTTSGMLFIAIGMVAIFCVPDWTRNLLVARLGLMGDVLPLAPARVIAGAAIAAVPVGVLLYGLWQARQLFADFADGFVFMSSSARRLRDFALAILAQAVLQPIAATAMLLVFTYDNPPGNRQLVIALSSNDYLALIIGGMLLAIAWVLVEATRIADEHASFV
- a CDS encoding TRAP transporter large permease subunit; protein product: MAHITEVTVVEVVQGAVEPPRRRSLVEALEAGLGMLVEIPAAILVVAEIVILFAGVVSRYGLHSPLIWSDELASMLFLWLAMLGAAVAFRRSEHMRMTAVVAGAQARTRAYLDLVATCAALAFLVLVVKPSYEYAYEESFITTPALQISNTWRAAALPVGVCLMALFAVLRLIRFGDMRTVLAAAASVALVIALFWLAQPWLRPLGNLNLVIFFVGVAGFCVFAGVPIAFGFGLAIFGYLALTTRTPLMVLVGRMDEGMSHLILLSVPLFVFLGLLIEMTGMARAMVGFLASLLGHVRGGLHYVLVGAMYLVSGISGSKAADMAAVAPVLFPEMKQRGAKPGDLVALLAATGAQTETIPPSLVLITIGSVTGVSISALFTGGLLPGVVLAITLSALVWWRYRREDLSDVQRADAGEIARAFVIALPALALPFVIRYAVVEGIATATEVSTIGIVYSLIVGLLIYRRFDWRRLMPMLIETACLSGAILLIIGTATGMAWGLTQSGFSRALATAMTGLPGGRAAFIAVSIAAFTILGSVLEGIPAIVLFGPLLFPIARAVGVHEVHYAMIIILAMGIGLFAPPFGVGYYAACAIGRVDPAQGIRPIWGYMLALLIGLIIVAIFPWISIGFL